The genomic DNA atacacatatacatacataactatgtatacatatatagagagagggtatatagatataaatatatagatatgtaaGCTTAAGAAACAATGGTAGCTGGTCTTAGTGGCTCAGAGCTGTCAACCCAActacttgagagactgaggcaggagtatcacaagttcaaggcctgcctgggcgaCAGTGCTGGTaacttagtaagaccctgtctaaataGACAAGAGAGCTCTGGCAGGGAGGTTCAGCCTCTGAAGCTCTTACCACAAAAGCCTCCTCACCTGAGTTCAACACCTAAAACTCAAATAAAGAGCAAAGAGGGAaccaactgtcctctgacctctacacatgcccCACCCCAagacacataatacacacacataacaaatataaataaattaaaaatctgggaggtggtggtacacaactttaatcccaacacttaggagtcaagcagatttctgagttcaaggccagtatggtctacagggtgagttccaggacaggcagggctacacagagaaactctgtctcaaaaagccaaaaaatttaataaaatataataaaataataataataataacagcagccaggtggtgttggtgcatgcctttaatcctagtacttaggaggcagaggcagatggacctctatgagttcaagaccagcctggtctacagagtgagttccaggaacctggcatggtggcacacacctttaatcctagcacttaggagacagaggcaggcagatggctgtgagtttgaggccagcctggtctacaaagcaagtccaggacagccagggctacacagaggaaccttatctcaaaaaacaaaacaaacaaaacagagtgaattccagaaatcagagctatacagagaatccctgtcttggaaaaaaaaaactaataataataataattagttaaaaacaaaaggggAAATGTGGCTGGGCTGGGGACATAACTTAGTGGTAGAGCTCAACGTGCCTAGCACTCTCAAGATCTAAATTCAAACTCCAACACTGgaacacaaatgcacaaacaagccaggccgtggtggcacacgcctttaatgccagtactcagaaggcagaagcaggaggatctctgagttcaaggccagcacagagaaatcccatcacacacacacacacacacacacacacacacacacacacacacacacaaaacagttttttttaaaaaccctctacTAGTATTTACACTTACATAGGATGAGATATCTCCCAAGACCTCAGGTCTCAGCTAGGAAGCAAAGGCAAACTCAAGGCAACCTcttagaagctgggcatggtgacataacCTTACTATAATACCAGCTCTAGGAAGAGAGTGCTGGCAGAAGGGCCAGGAGTGTAAGGCCAGACTTAGCTAGTAAAGCTTTGTGCCTGGCCTAAGCTATGCAAGGCCCTGTGTCAAACAACAGTAAAGATTCCtcctttaggggctggagaaatggctcagaggttaggagcactgctgctcttccaaagggcctgagttcaattcccagcaaccacatggtggctcacaaccatctataatgtgatctgatgccctcatctagcatgcaggtttacatgcaggcagagcactgtatacataataaataaatcttttgaagaaaaaaaaaaagatgcccccCCTTTAGCACCCAGGAGACtgggcaagaggattgctgtaagtttgaggccagccaggtctatgtaCGTGTCAAGACATTGTCTCACTCCTTCCacagtgaaatttaaaaatacaaaataaatttaaaacccTCCCTTATGAGTTAGGGGATTGAAGGAAAGTATTGTTTCCTAGCATGTTTAAGTTTGGGAAGGCAATTTAAACTTGATGAGGCTTAAGCTCCTTAGGAACTACTAGGAAGTGTGCATTATAGACCCATGGCAGTTCTTTATGCACAGGGGAACTCTGGGCCTGGATCAGGGTAACCGGAGCCCAGAGAGTCTGCTGCCTTCGATGTTGCTTCGGCCTCCCCCTGAAACTGTGGAGCCCATGGCATCCATGGATGTGAGTGTCTCTTTGCCCCGCCcccagggtggaggtggggggcgtGGGAGGACATGAGACACATGAAGTTGAGCTGTCTTGTGCAGCCTTTGAAGGCACTATTTACCTGAGctcttcccaggtgctgggcccTAGCCTGCAAGGACGAGAATGGACCTTGATGGATTTGGACATGGAGCTGTCTCTGGTAAGAAAGGAGTGGGAAGGGCCGCACACTCTGGTTCATGGCTGAAGGGTTGCCCTAGTGATTCCTTCCCCCCAGCTCTCTTCCTCAGCTTCTTCTCTTGGGGCTCCTTTCTCAGCTGTGCTTCCTGGGGTTTCCCATGCAGATGCAGCCCTTGGCTCCAGAGAGGGGTGATGCAGAGCTGACAGTCAAGGAGTTGAATTCGTCTGGTGTAGGTAACTGGTGGTGGTAGGGACTCCTGGGCAGATGGCCACCTTGGGCCTGTGAATTAGCATGATTTGGTGAGCTGGGCAGCTTAGGTCGGGAGAGAGGGCAACCCTGAATTCAGGCTGCCCTGAAGAGCCTTCTAGAGTCACCCATACCATCATCGTTGTGTGAGAGGTCAAGAATCATGTCTTAAGCTAGATAGGGTAGTgcatgctggtaatcccagcacttgggagtctgatATAAGTAGACCACAAACTGGAGGCTAGCCTGCGCTATGGAGCAAGATCCTGCCTTTAAAAGGAGTGTGTGTATGGATAACATTACACTCTAGCTGAAGGGAGCTGTTCTCCTCAAGAATGAGTGTAGGACCCTTCGCCTAAGCACAGCCTACTTCTCCTAGGGAAAGACCACACGCTGGGACCCCCACTCCTGCTGGATGTCCAGGATGATTTGGAGGGTGCAGCCCTGTCTGTGCCTGGGGCTTTAGCCCTTTACAATGCCCCTGAGAGCAATGTCACCTACTTGGATCCTGGAGCCAGTCCCTCCTCCCGCTGAGACCCACACCCCTCTGACGAAGCCTGCTTAAGGAACCAGCAATCAGCAGCACCCTCTTTTGGGCTTCCTGGCgcctcctccccaggctgctgTATGCAGCAGCCTCTCTCCACTACCCCCTGTGAGCCCTGCAACATAAACTGCATTCTCCCGCTCTGTTTctggtctccctctctcttttctttctttcttttttttttttttctcctatcaaTCAATGATCACTAGCATCGTGGGTGGGTGACGACTTAGCGTTCATACCAGTGTCCCGCTGTTCAGACTTAGAAAGGTCCATACTCTGGACATTCATGGAAGAATGtgaccctgcacacacacacctaaaagaTGGTGGTACTTGGAGAGCCAGTGCCTAACTCTGCCGCTTGCAATGAGATGCCGGCCTAGCGCCAGCCACTATAATCTCTAAGAAGCAAGCGTTTCTGTGCCATATTCATATGCAGCGGCTCAATACACATGTCTCTAATTCTGGGCAAGTCAATTCCCTTCTCTAAACTCTGTGACAGGTGGAGGAGGAGTCGTGGAAGGGTAAATTAAAAGGACCTAGCAATTAGAAGGCCCAAAGTGGGCTAGACAAGTGGTACTATGAGCTAGCTGTATTGGCCCCCTGATTCAATTTTGGAGCAGGAAAGGATAGCGGGCTGCGTGTCCTCCATGTCCAGCGTTCGAGTTCACAGGACcagtgagcccctcccccacccccccccattcccGGCAGCCCTGGACGCCCCGCCCCTGTGGCAGCTGCTGTTCGCGTCCCCACCCCACTTGCTCAACCCTTTCTGCACTGTCATCTGCCCCGGCGAGGCTCAACTCCGGAGTGGGGCAGTCCGAAACTCTCCGGACTACAAGCacgactccacccagcagggaaggaaaggaaacagattGGGCAGAATCCCGCGCCTCACCACCAGCAGCGAAGCTCGAAGGTCTGTGGGCCCCGCCCTTCCGCAGAACTGAAGCTCTAGGACTGAGTGGAGGGCTAATGTAGGTACCCTTGCGGTTGCGCATGCGCTACCGGCTCCAGCTCttattcctcccatctcccccgcctcacccccccccccccccattacaaTCACAGCCAACCACCAAGCTGGGGATCCCAGACAAGACCTGGTCACATGCTTCTCCACCTGGAGCTCAGGGTAACATTTAGGCTTATCTTTTGATGTACTGACGGGGCATAACCAGCGTTCACCTTAGAGCTCTGATAATCTCAAAGGAAAATGCAgctaacataaaaataatgtagcGTACAGAGACGGGTGTTGGGGGGGAGCGTGGAAGTCCAGTGGCCAGAATAGGTGCTGGCCTCACCCCCTTCCCTGTAATCAGTGGTGGGAGACAGTCTTTGGAGAGACAGTCTTGAGGAGAGCTGAGGTCCTGAGCACACAGTGTAGTGTAGGACCAAGACACACAAAACTCTCGGGGAATTGGGGTTGGCCTGGGAGCCTTTGCATCTCGAGGGCTGGATCcatagagaggagaggagagagaagggtatCCCAGACCTAGGCAACAGCTTTGGCAAAGGCTAAGGCGGCAGGACCATAGTTAGTTCTCCAAGGGCtgaatggggggcgggggatggcAAAGAATATGACTGTCCAAGGGCGTGAGAGGGGATTAAAATAGCGCGACCAGGTAGCTTAGATTCTTTGGTGGGTAATGGGACAGAGGGTGGTGGGTGGCTAGGCCTGGCGTTAGCTAGACAAGAGATACAATTCAGTCTAGGGCAAGTCAGATTGCAGTTGTACTGGGTTTCTCTGAACCTCTTTGTCCATAAAACTCCCCTATGTTgacgggaggggagggggaggcgtgGGAGTACTCAGGGGCGTTCATCGTCCCAGGGGGCAAGCTCCTGCTGGTGGGTTTAAGGGGCAGAGGCTCATAGCGATTGACTGCAAGGCATCTGTGAtaggaggcagaaagggaggaaatgcCCCTGGTCTGTGCTTGGTGGCCTTGGGGAAGGGCTGACACTTAGATGTGAGGGAATGGGCTTCgaagaaggaaaagcagggaCATTTAGGGCAGAGGAGACTTAGAAGGTTGCTGTAGTTTATAAAACAAAGGTGGGGGAAATggctgggtttctttttttccttgctttctgGGTCAGGCTACCCAACCCTGTGGGCAGAGTAGACTAATTTGTACGTGATTCTTAAGGTTTGATTGAGGCAGCATCTCCAAATGGATAATCCATGGGGAGAAAGCTAAAGGTTGGTAAACATTCCTTAATGGCTTCTAAGAGCTGGGCCTTGGCAGCTGGGCTTTCAAGGTCAAGTAAGAGATGGTTGGTGAGTCATTGCCGAGCCATCAGGGAACccggtgcccccccccccgctcaccccctactccccccccccctgaccCTGCCCCACGCCAGGAAGTCTgtccaaattaaaattaaaactcagtTCTCCGGCTTAGATAACCTGGAAGAGTCACAAGACTATGTTGAAGCTGCAGCGTGCTGGTGAGGGAAGGGGTAAGGTTCTGGACCTCTGGGACCTCAGGGTTAGGCGAATGGAACATGGGTGCCTCAGCACTTTGGGTGCAGACCTGATTGTATGAGAGATCAGGCAGGCTACCATGATCCAAGGTTTGGGGGTTCAGGAAGGAGGTATGAATTAATCCTAGGGTTTTCTGCCTATTTAGGTAAGGAATTGGGTTTAGAAAAAAGAACTCAGGTAAACTGGCTCTCAACTGGTGGCCAGCTCTGCAAGTGACTGAGGCTAAGGAGGGAGGTCCTAGTTAGGGGGAGCACTCCGCAGGCAGGTTGGGGCTGGAAGAGGAACCTGCGGAGTCAGGACAGAAGCAGCCAAGGGGTTGGAGGGTGAGTTCTGTGCCCCCGGCCTCCAGGTCTTGCGCTGAGGAGCCATCCAGACTCTGACGTCAAGGTGAACTTAGATAACTCTTAGGAGAGAGGTCAGTGTTGGGGATCGCCAGCTCCCTCAAGTCCCATCCCCATTCCAATCCTCCTCCTTGATATAGCCCAAACATGGGCAACGCACAGGAGAGGCCATCGGAGACCATTGACCGGGAACGGAAACGGCTGGTAGAGACTTTGCAGGCTGACTCTGGGCTGCTGCTGGACGCGCTGGTGGCCCGGGGTGTCCTCACCGGGCCGGAGTATGAAGCCTTGGATGCGCTGCCGGATGCAGAGCGCAGGGTGCGCCGCCTGCTGTTGTTGGTGCAGAGCAAGGGCGAGGCAGCCTGCCAGGAGCTACTGCGCTGTGCCCAACATACTGTGCGCATGCCAGACCCCGCCTGGGATTGGCAGCACGTGGGGCCTGGTGAGCACCAGGAGGGTGGAGCCTTGATGAAAtcgggaaagggggtggggtgaggtgaggggCAGACGTGGATTGGGGGCGGGGCGAAGCTAAGGGTAAGTGGAGGGCAGAGAATGTGGAGATAACTAACCACAGAGGGGCGAATTGAGCCTTGAGCACACCACTTCCTCCCCTAGGCTACCGGGACCGCAGCTATGACCCTCCATGTCCGGGCCACTGGACGCCCGAGGCACCCAGTTCGGGGACCACATGTCCTGGGCTGCCCAGAGCTTCAGAGCAAGAGGAGGTTGGAGGTCCTGAGGGCTCTGAGGCAGTGCAGTCTGGAACTCCAGAGGAGCCAGAACTAGAAGCTGAAGCCTCTGAAGGGGATGAGCCGGACCTGGAACAACAAATGGATCCAGAACCAGAGCCGGAGGTAGAACCAGAGCCGGAGGTAGAGGTAGAACCAGAGCCGGAGCCGGAGCCTGACTTCCAAGAAGCAGATGATGAGTCTGAAGGTTGTGAGAGCACCTAAACCCTTGCTTACAGACTTGCTAGTGGTTGTGGACTGGGAAGTGGGGCCTGGTCCCCATCCCACTGAccaccatcctcttcctctctagaTTCCTGAAAGCCAGCCTGACCTGTCCAAACCCTACCCAAGCTGGATAAGACCTGAGAACCTGCCAGAGCCTGCCCGACCCAATGCACCAAGACTCTATttacagcaaaataaataaactccagAGGTTGAGCCTGGACCTGACTCTCCACAACTCTGGCTCTTTGCTCAGGAACGGAGGGTGGGCGTGGATCTGAATCCCACTGACCTGAGCAGACTTGTACGAAATGGCCCCCCACCCTCTCAAACACATTCTACTCCCAAAATAGCCCAAGCTGTATTTCTGGAGATCTCAGACCCAGGCCCCTAATGGAATCTGACACCTGCCCCATTGCTTTCTACACccgacccccaacccccaccttcACGAGCCACTTGGGAGCCTGTGTAGGCAACAGTTGTACTCCATAGAAATCATTAATTAGGCTTGGTGtactgagcaagccaaggggagAAATCTGGGAGCTCACAGTATTGAAGGAGGGATCTGAGAGGGAACTTGAGTAGACAGAGGCCACACACATCATTGTAACTGCTGTTTAATTATCTGGCTTCCCTCTAAACTGGGAGCTGGggccgtgggggtggggggcctaaCCAGCCGCAGACATACACAAGAAGCTCTGTACATATCTATTAAGTAAATGAATTAAGAATTTCCCGGCTGTGTTTCCAAGCTTCGcagatgggaaaataaaaggcCAGGGTAGGGATAGTACTGGCTCAGTCTCTCACGGCTGAACCAGAAGTTAAAATGAAAGCATCAACCAGCTCGGAACTTCTGGCCTGAACAGGAGATAACGAATCCTAGAGGCCTGCCCTGCAGGTTTGATCGCAGTTGTGCCCAGCCTGTCGTAACCACTGCCAGAGACCAGCTGTGAGGCTGTGGTTAAGGGCAGGGACAACCTAGTGTAGGGACTGAGGGTGGGGCCAAGTGCTGGACCCTCAAGACCTgaagtccagtgtgtgtgtgtgtgtgtgtgtgtgtgtgtgtgtgtgtgtgtgtgtgtgtgttaaaagggGGAACTAGGAACAAAGGTACCTTGTCAAAGGATCCTGTCCCTGCACTGGACTCTTAGGATCTGTTGCTTCTCAGCCCCAGCTGGAGGCATGGACTAAATACACGGAGGCAAACATGGAATAACACATGACcggtgagaggaaaaaaaaaaaaaaaaaaactgaaaagcaaacccCAGCCCAGCTGGGCCTCTGAATCCCGAGTGAAAGCCAGGACCCTATGCTCAGGCACGTCACCTCAGAGGGGACCCCAACTTCCACCAGCCCCAGTGAGAGGTAGACAGTACGAATGCTGAAGAAGCACCAATAGgccagtggggggtggggggatgggggaaagaCTGGTACCAGACACCCAAAGCCATCTCATGCAGGAACAAGTTTCTATTCTCAAAGCAACTCACATTCTGGTTCGCTCAGCTCTCCTTCTATTCCCCAGGTCTCCCCCACGTCCAAGAGTTTGTGTGACAATGTTGCCACTAGTTCACAGGCCGCACAGGAAGGCTAGCAAGGACAAAAAGCTTCTGGCATTGTCTCTCATCTTCCCGAGATGCTCCTGGCCTCCCAAATGCCCCCAAGAAACACCTAGGCTATGCAACCATAAAGAGCTTCGTATTCTGATCTGAGACCTCTGTCAAGAACTTCTGACTCTGTAACCCTTAACCAACGTCAGTCGGGCAGCAGGCGGCCGAGCTCCGCTTCATCCAGCCGGTTGGTAGCCATGATGTGTTCCAGCTGCTGCCGGTAGCGTCCCAAGTCCTTCATGAAGTGGGGCACTCTGGTATTATCCAGTACTCCATGGGGCCG from Acomys russatus chromosome 26, mAcoRus1.1, whole genome shotgun sequence includes the following:
- the Nol3 gene encoding nucleolar protein 3, which codes for MGNAQERPSETIDRERKRLVETLQADSGLLLDALVARGVLTGPEYEALDALPDAERRVRRLLLLVQSKGEAACQELLRCAQHTVRMPDPAWDWQHVGPGYRDRSYDPPCPGHWTPEAPSSGTTCPGLPRASEQEEVGGPEGSEAVQSGTPEEPELEAEASEGDEPDLEQQMDPEPEPEVEPEPEVEVEPEPEPEPDFQEADDESEGCEST